Proteins encoded together in one Impatiens glandulifera chromosome 1, dImpGla2.1, whole genome shotgun sequence window:
- the LOC124944238 gene encoding uncharacterized mitochondrial protein AtMg00810-like: MSSCKPSITPVDTTPKLGASVSSPVSNSSLYRSLDGALQYLTFSRPDITYAVQQVCLFMHDPREVHMEALKRIIRYNQGTLNFNLHLSPSSVTSLFAYTDADWGGCPDTRRSTFGYYVFLGDNLISGLAKRQTTLFRSSVEAEYPAVANVVSETFWLRNLLLELLCTVPTATFILL; encoded by the coding sequence ATGTCATCTTGTAAGCCGTCAATTACGCCGGTTGATACCACACCGAAACTTGGGGCTTCAGTCTCTTCTCCTGTGTCAAATTCTTCTTTGTATCGCAGCCTAGATGGTGCTCTACAATATTTGACGTTTTCTCGTCCTGATATCACGTATGCGGTGCAACAGGTTTGTCTCTTTATGCATGATCCCCGAGAGGTACACATGGAGGCTCTAAAGAGAATTATTCGGTATAATCAAGGAACTCTTAATTTTAACCTTCATTTGTCTCCATCCTCTGTTACATCCCTCTTCGCTTACACTGATGCTGACTGGGGTGGGTGCCCGGACACACGTCGTTCAACATTTGGATACTATGTTTTCTTAGGAGATAATTTAATCTCTGGGTTGGCTAAGCGTCAAACCACTTTGTTCCGTTCTAGTGTCGAGGCTGAGTACCCGGCGGTTGCGAATGTGGTTTCAGAAACCTTTTGGCTACGAAATTTACTCCTAGAACTTCTTTGTACGGTTCCCACCgctacttttattttattgtga